The following proteins are encoded in a genomic region of Mahella australiensis 50-1 BON:
- a CDS encoding GntP family permease, which translates to MSGGAFFIVLAIGIIALMLLIAKFKVHAVLSLLFVAFFIGVAMGFSPLKSVELIAQGFGDTLEGVGIPIILGAILAMGIHDTGAAKSIANFFIKLFRGKNLELAPALTAYIVSIPVFGDITSVLTSNIASVLSARKKISMSTMASFTALGLNLTHAVVPPTPGILAVAILMKADLGLVIFWGIVITFIAFIATWLLLKKWTEKEYIEPNPELVKGIKPADTNDIDDLLIKGENLPGTLESLLPIFIPVILISMSSFIGMILPEGNIFREASAFLGNKIVALSLAVIYTMLLGLKYKKAVIQNNKDMSVNYESENIKDVLLNSWVVRGLNVAIIALIVTGMGGALSTIIKSAPAVAQLSGFVDGLNIPSILIPFFLGTIMMTAVGSMTTAGMTAAAIVLPMLPALGLSPLAATLAIGAGTMAINHVNNSGFWVITQFFNLNTKQGIKYITIPEIVAAIVCIICVVILNAGGLL; encoded by the coding sequence ATGTCTGGAGGAGCTTTTTTTATAGTCCTTGCTATAGGAATAATAGCATTAATGTTGCTTATAGCAAAATTTAAGGTGCATGCTGTGCTTTCTCTGTTGTTTGTTGCTTTCTTTATTGGTGTGGCTATGGGATTTTCACCATTGAAATCGGTGGAATTAATAGCACAAGGATTTGGGGATACGTTGGAAGGGGTCGGTATCCCTATTATACTAGGTGCTATATTGGCTATGGGTATTCACGATACGGGTGCAGCAAAGTCTATTGCTAATTTTTTCATTAAGCTATTTAGGGGCAAAAATCTTGAATTGGCCCCGGCACTAACGGCATATATTGTATCTATTCCTGTATTTGGTGACATCACTTCGGTATTAACTTCAAATATAGCTTCTGTATTATCAGCCAGGAAAAAGATATCAATGTCTACCATGGCTTCTTTTACTGCTTTAGGTTTAAATCTAACTCATGCTGTTGTACCGCCAACACCTGGGATATTGGCGGTAGCGATATTGATGAAGGCTGATCTAGGTTTGGTGATTTTTTGGGGTATAGTTATTACCTTTATTGCTTTCATAGCAACCTGGTTATTGCTTAAAAAATGGACTGAGAAAGAATATATAGAACCTAATCCCGAACTTGTAAAAGGGATTAAGCCGGCTGATACGAATGATATTGACGACCTACTCATAAAAGGCGAGAATTTGCCAGGAACCTTAGAATCATTACTGCCTATATTTATTCCAGTAATATTAATATCAATGTCTTCATTTATAGGTATGATATTGCCGGAAGGAAATATTTTCAGAGAAGCCTCTGCGTTTTTGGGCAACAAAATAGTAGCGCTCTCTTTAGCCGTAATATATACAATGTTGTTGGGGCTAAAATATAAAAAAGCGGTTATTCAAAACAATAAAGATATGAGTGTGAATTATGAGAGCGAAAATATCAAGGATGTATTGTTAAATAGTTGGGTAGTAAGAGGATTAAATGTTGCTATAATAGCGTTAATTGTTACTGGTATGGGAGGCGCTTTAAGTACCATAATTAAGTCAGCTCCTGCAGTAGCTCAACTTAGCGGATTTGTAGATGGGCTTAATATACCATCTATATTGATCCCATTCTTTTTAGGTACGATAATGATGACAGCAGTTGGTTCAATGACTACAGCCGGTATGACTGCCGCAGCTATTGTTTTACCAATGCTGCCAGCACTGGGCTTATCGCCATTGGCAGCTACTTTAGCTATAGGGGCCGGTACTATGGCGATCAATCATGTCAACAATAGTGGTTTTTGGGTAATAACACAATTTTTCAATTTGAATACAAAGCAGGGTATAAAATACATTACTATACCGGAAATAGTGGCAGCCATAGTTTGCATAATTTGTGTTGTAATATTAAATGCTGGGGGATTACTTTAA
- a CDS encoding AraC family transcriptional regulator, protein MSTRFYSNMYLSFVLILLIGVICSALIFGYFSTKVVMQEIYSANMKALNYVVDNMNVAFESIDNITLQLSSDPGVNFFSYRAFSDDYFGLKRLSQNIDSLKVANSYLDSIYVYYKNNDAVITSPDGKMSLESFYDTLWMKQLSFQGEIQWIFNRKFNRPRGMNGYENKAVISYVRYMPSGSAYKNGAVIVNIDVNKLNTMLDQNGINAGGVMIMNDNGNIVASSVKGLNIDSKTILTDIKQNKTLNGYKKANLDGKYYITSYLKDDRDWIYIMFTPMETLMDTQNMIRNIIFISTLLALFIGVILSSTFSKRLYTPLKELMSAVIDGNIRQNEGCRGSYCRFEEFKAIQDFVSNVIEDNELLIEENKHFESYAKEGIILGLLHGNVAINDLKADNLDFISKGFSKLIMLVIDMDDYEELIQRYTDDQLFQIQHLITEICNSNILTDDNIKINVVKTYPHQWACIIVSYDDSICDDPYILNIAFRVAENLKAIVNTQLNLRITIGISKSATDISQIHDMYLQACEAIKYRITQGGNNIIYFGHTALAAKPLYTYPQHQEEELISALKAMDKEAAHRAVHSFINHINCYKWISHNHVYYVFAQLIGSVMRLIYGFGASATEIWDKGNIFEDLSKCQLMEDIENILIKFIDETILCIESKQNNRYAVLIDSCVEYINKHYSDKQLSVEKLSSKVYLSPAYLEKVFKEMRGQTVLDFINTVRMEKAKLMLKETNLKIEDIADKVGYNTARGFIRAFKRRESMTPGQYRHHLLEQKTDDIPV, encoded by the coding sequence TTGAGTACGAGGTTTTATAGCAATATGTATCTCTCGTTTGTGTTGATATTGTTGATCGGTGTGATATGCTCAGCGTTAATATTCGGTTATTTTTCCACAAAGGTAGTGATGCAGGAGATATATAGTGCCAATATGAAGGCTCTCAATTATGTAGTTGATAATATGAATGTTGCATTTGAGAGCATAGACAATATAACATTGCAATTATCAAGCGATCCGGGTGTGAATTTTTTCTCTTATAGAGCTTTTTCAGACGATTATTTTGGATTAAAGCGTTTATCACAAAATATAGATAGCCTTAAGGTTGCCAATTCCTACCTTGACTCTATATATGTTTATTATAAAAATAATGACGCTGTTATTACATCTCCGGACGGGAAAATGAGCTTGGAGAGTTTTTATGATACGCTATGGATGAAGCAGTTATCCTTTCAAGGAGAAATTCAATGGATTTTTAATAGAAAATTCAACAGGCCTAGAGGGATGAATGGATACGAAAATAAGGCCGTTATATCATATGTACGCTATATGCCTTCAGGCTCCGCATATAAAAATGGTGCAGTAATAGTGAATATAGACGTAAATAAATTAAATACCATGCTGGATCAAAATGGTATAAACGCCGGTGGTGTAATGATAATGAATGATAATGGAAATATAGTGGCATCATCGGTTAAAGGCCTAAATATAGATTCCAAAACGATTTTGACAGATATCAAACAAAACAAAACTCTTAACGGTTATAAGAAGGCAAATCTAGATGGCAAATACTATATAACGTCCTACCTTAAAGACGATAGGGATTGGATATATATTATGTTTACTCCTATGGAAACATTGATGGATACACAAAATATGATAAGAAATATCATATTTATAAGTACGCTGCTGGCACTATTTATAGGAGTTATACTTTCGTCGACATTTTCTAAACGTTTATATACACCGTTAAAAGAGTTGATGAGTGCAGTTATCGATGGAAATATAAGGCAAAACGAGGGCTGTCGTGGCAGTTACTGCCGATTTGAAGAATTTAAGGCTATACAAGACTTTGTTAGCAATGTGATTGAAGACAATGAATTATTAATTGAGGAAAATAAACATTTTGAATCATATGCTAAAGAAGGGATTATATTAGGCCTATTACATGGCAATGTAGCCATAAACGATTTAAAAGCCGATAACCTCGACTTTATATCTAAAGGATTTAGTAAATTGATAATGCTGGTTATAGATATGGATGATTATGAAGAACTTATACAGCGTTATACTGACGATCAACTATTCCAAATCCAACATTTAATAACGGAGATATGTAATTCCAATATTTTAACTGATGATAATATCAAAATAAATGTTGTCAAAACCTATCCCCATCAATGGGCGTGTATAATAGTATCGTATGATGATAGTATCTGTGATGATCCATATATATTGAATATTGCATTTAGGGTCGCAGAAAATCTGAAGGCCATCGTGAATACGCAACTAAATCTTCGTATTACTATAGGTATAAGCAAATCAGCAACTGATATAAGCCAGATACATGATATGTATTTGCAGGCTTGTGAGGCTATAAAATACCGTATAACACAAGGGGGAAATAATATAATATATTTTGGGCATACTGCTTTGGCTGCTAAACCTTTATACACTTACCCACAACACCAAGAAGAAGAATTAATAAGCGCTTTAAAGGCGATGGATAAAGAGGCTGCCCATAGAGCTGTGCATTCCTTTATAAACCATATAAACTGTTATAAATGGATAAGCCATAATCATGTATATTATGTATTTGCACAATTAATAGGTAGTGTGATGAGATTAATATATGGATTTGGAGCTAGTGCTACTGAGATATGGGATAAAGGTAACATATTCGAAGATTTATCAAAATGCCAATTAATGGAGGATATAGAAAATATACTTATAAAATTTATAGATGAGACTATCCTGTGTATAGAAAGTAAGCAGAACAATAGATATGCAGTCCTCATTGATTCGTGCGTGGAATACATAAACAAACATTATAGCGATAAACAATTATCGGTTGAGAAGCTCTCGAGCAAAGTGTACCTTAGCCCAGCTTATTTAGAAAAAGTATTTAAAGAGATGAGAGGGCAGACCGTATTGGATTTTATAAATACTGTTCGCATGGAGAAGGCGAAATTAATGTTAAAGGAAACAAATCTAAAAATAGAAGATATTGCCGATAAAGTGGGTTATAATACGGCTCGCGGGTTTATAAGAGCTTTTAAAAGACGCGAGAGTATGACACCGGGGCAATACAGACATCATCTATTGGAGCAAAAAACCGATGACATCCCTGTGTAA
- a CDS encoding ABC transporter permease: MNDITIANTMVAKHQNPFIANIYKYRYLYLLLLPGLVWVIVFKYAPMYGIIIAFKDYNIFKGINDSPWVGMANFNRFFQDNYFGPLMRNTLLISLYKIMFGFPLPIIIALMLNEVRNVSFKRTVQTIIYFPHFLSWVIVGGLIVTLLSPDGLINGLITMIGGESTTWMARPEYFRTILVLSDIWKESGWGTVIYMAALAGIDPQLYEAAVIDGASRLQRMRHITLPSLMPTIIIMLILRMGSIMDAGFEQVFLLLNPSVMQVGDIIDTFVYRVGLEQQQYSFSTAVGLFKSVINIIFVVGTNYIAKKAGQESLF; this comes from the coding sequence ATGAATGATATAACTATTGCTAATACAATGGTTGCTAAACATCAAAATCCATTTATAGCTAATATTTATAAATATAGGTATCTTTACCTGCTGCTGTTACCTGGCCTTGTATGGGTAATAGTTTTTAAATATGCGCCTATGTACGGCATTATTATAGCTTTTAAGGATTACAATATTTTCAAAGGTATAAACGATAGTCCATGGGTAGGAATGGCTAATTTTAATCGTTTCTTCCAAGACAATTACTTTGGGCCTCTTATGCGCAATACACTGCTTATAAGCTTGTATAAGATAATGTTTGGTTTCCCCCTACCTATAATAATAGCACTCATGTTAAACGAAGTTAGGAATGTTTCTTTTAAAAGAACGGTCCAAACGATCATATACTTCCCCCATTTTTTATCTTGGGTAATAGTAGGTGGTCTTATAGTAACGCTTTTATCTCCGGACGGGTTGATAAACGGTTTAATAACGATGATTGGAGGGGAAAGTACTACTTGGATGGCTCGACCGGAATACTTTCGTACAATATTGGTGTTATCGGATATATGGAAGGAGTCAGGGTGGGGTACGGTTATATATATGGCCGCACTTGCTGGAATAGATCCACAACTATATGAAGCGGCTGTTATAGATGGTGCTAGTCGGCTACAACGTATGAGACACATAACTTTACCGTCCCTGATGCCTACCATCATTATCATGCTCATATTGCGCATGGGCAGTATAATGGATGCAGGTTTTGAACAAGTATTCCTTTTGCTCAACCCTAGTGTAATGCAGGTTGGAGATATTATAGATACATTTGTTTATAGAGTGGGTTTGGAACAGCAACAATATAGTTTTTCTACTGCTGTAGGCCTTTTTAAATCTGTTATTAACATAATATTTGTGGTTGGCACAAATTATATAGCCAAAAAAGCTGGCCAAGAGAGTTTGTTTTAA
- a CDS encoding carbohydrate ABC transporter permease, translated as MKRESWQDNITQVVIYVILVVISLIVIVPILYTISVSLTPYADTLKRGGVILWPTNITFEYYSYVFNENSPVPRAYLITGIVTIIGTAISLLVTAFTAYPLSKRYLPGRNGIMWIFFFTMLFGGGLIPTYLVIRSLGLINTLWALMIPSAMSVYNMIIMRTFFSGIPDSLEESAKLDGANDITILFRIVLPLSTPVLATLGLFYAVGKWNMFFDALIYINDRSKYTLQVVLREILLMSQLTELMPERASVLPPQLPLQMATTMVAVIPMLCLYPFLQRYFVQGVMIGAIKG; from the coding sequence GTGAAAAGGGAAAGCTGGCAGGATAATATAACGCAGGTTGTTATATATGTTATATTGGTTGTAATCTCGCTTATAGTGATAGTACCGATATTATATACCATATCGGTTTCATTGACGCCATATGCCGATACGCTTAAACGCGGAGGGGTTATACTTTGGCCTACTAATATAACATTTGAATATTACAGTTATGTTTTTAATGAAAATTCTCCTGTTCCAAGAGCGTATCTTATTACAGGAATAGTTACGATTATAGGAACAGCTATAAGTCTTTTGGTTACGGCATTTACGGCATACCCGCTATCAAAAAGATATTTGCCGGGACGAAATGGGATAATGTGGATATTCTTCTTTACTATGCTGTTTGGTGGCGGTTTGATACCGACGTATCTCGTAATACGGTCACTCGGATTGATAAACACTTTATGGGCGTTAATGATACCATCTGCAATGTCAGTATATAACATGATAATTATGAGGACATTTTTTTCTGGGATACCCGATAGCCTTGAAGAATCGGCGAAATTAGACGGAGCCAATGATATTACTATATTATTTCGCATAGTATTACCCTTATCAACGCCGGTATTAGCAACCTTGGGTTTGTTTTATGCTGTTGGCAAATGGAACATGTTCTTTGATGCGTTAATATACATAAATGATCGTAGTAAGTATACATTACAAGTGGTTTTAAGGGAGATATTGCTAATGAGCCAATTGACCGAACTTATGCCCGAGAGAGCATCGGTATTGCCGCCGCAACTTCCATTGCAAATGGCAACTACAATGGTTGCGGTAATACCAATGCTATGTCTGTATCCGTTCTTGCAACGATACTTTGTACAAGGTGTTATGATCGGGGCCATAAAGGGGTAG
- a CDS encoding extracellular solute-binding protein — MYRKTLMLFMALVLVAGILLTACSTEQTGEKTQDNAAQQAEETDNDKSQGEITELTLFWNRANENPAPDNIIIKEVEKRTNTKLTIIAPSTQEYMQKLNITMASGDLPHIVMFPGGNLTDMKSYAKQGALVALDEMLNQYAPNSVSYVPQDVWPFMKWSDKTYAIPSWKIKNKNTVYVRQDWLNKLKLEIPKTLDEYYEVMKAFAKNDPDGDGKANTYGWGGSGIGAFNSIYGAFGVMPTLWYWDDALQQLLPYDIHPAMKDALSFLNKAYKEGLINPDWMVVKGPEADALIDSGKVGIFNGWWTYGPDREVKLKGVVPDAVIEPIAPPVGPDGKSGNMPSGRLGRMFSITVQAEKEDKVESALKFLDFFHTPEGMLLGRYGVEGVHWKWKSGQPTPDTPAELDKRVDDIEFLNQYTKDREWIEVMNFFEPQLNITSFPGWSDRHVAAQLFARKQPIIENDGDAITCDARIQYGASLDTLRDETYAKIVTGDLPLSAFDDFVKQWRSSHGDEVIKQMTEQYKIIYNK; from the coding sequence ATGTACAGAAAAACATTGATGTTGTTTATGGCGCTTGTTTTGGTCGCGGGCATATTGCTAACGGCTTGTTCGACTGAACAGACAGGGGAGAAAACGCAAGATAACGCTGCTCAACAAGCAGAAGAAACAGACAACGATAAAAGCCAAGGTGAAATCACCGAACTAACGCTTTTTTGGAACAGAGCTAATGAAAATCCGGCTCCTGATAATATAATAATTAAAGAAGTGGAGAAACGTACTAATACAAAGCTTACTATAATTGCGCCTTCCACACAGGAATATATGCAGAAGCTCAATATAACCATGGCATCGGGTGATTTGCCCCATATAGTGATGTTTCCCGGAGGGAATCTTACTGATATGAAGTCATATGCTAAACAAGGAGCATTAGTGGCGTTGGATGAGATGCTAAATCAATATGCTCCAAACAGCGTATCTTATGTTCCGCAGGATGTATGGCCGTTTATGAAGTGGAGCGATAAAACGTATGCTATACCTTCGTGGAAGATAAAAAATAAAAATACGGTGTATGTAAGGCAGGATTGGTTGAACAAATTGAAGCTTGAAATACCCAAGACTTTAGATGAATATTATGAGGTAATGAAAGCTTTTGCGAAAAATGATCCTGACGGTGATGGTAAAGCTAATACTTATGGCTGGGGTGGCTCAGGTATAGGAGCATTCAATTCTATATATGGTGCATTTGGAGTAATGCCTACGCTATGGTATTGGGATGATGCTTTACAACAACTTTTGCCTTACGATATACATCCGGCAATGAAAGATGCTTTAAGTTTTTTGAATAAAGCATATAAAGAAGGCTTGATCAATCCTGATTGGATGGTAGTAAAAGGGCCGGAGGCGGATGCCCTTATCGATAGCGGTAAAGTCGGGATATTTAATGGTTGGTGGACATATGGACCGGATAGAGAAGTGAAGCTAAAGGGAGTGGTTCCGGATGCGGTAATAGAACCGATAGCACCTCCTGTAGGACCGGACGGTAAGAGTGGTAATATGCCATCTGGTCGTTTGGGACGCATGTTTTCTATCACCGTGCAGGCTGAGAAGGAAGATAAGGTGGAGAGTGCGCTGAAGTTTCTGGACTTCTTCCATACACCAGAAGGTATGCTTCTAGGGCGTTATGGGGTTGAAGGGGTACATTGGAAATGGAAGAGCGGTCAACCTACGCCTGATACGCCAGCGGAATTAGATAAACGAGTGGATGATATAGAGTTTTTGAATCAATATACAAAGGATCGCGAATGGATAGAAGTGATGAACTTTTTTGAACCGCAACTTAATATAACATCTTTCCCTGGCTGGAGCGATAGGCATGTGGCAGCACAGCTGTTTGCCAGAAAACAGCCCATAATAGAGAATGATGGCGATGCCATAACGTGTGATGCTCGTATACAATACGGTGCATCGCTGGATACTTTGAGAGATGAAACTTATGCTAAGATAGTGACAGGTGATCTTCCTCTAAGTGCTTTTGATGATTTTGTAAAGCAATGGAGAAGTTCTCATGGCGATGAGGTTATAAAACAGATGACCGAACAATATAAGATTATTTATAATAAATAG
- a CDS encoding AMP-binding protein, with protein MDSVFEQLLEDIHSIVSSSYDRDYVCDAVVQLLYNRIPYYDWVGFYFMEDKALVLGPYRGRPTEHVRIEVGQGICGQAAVKGHTVVVDDVSMEDNYLACSLQTQSEIVVPIKVDGYLIGEIDIDSDTPKAFGIQDKSFLEEVAQALSRLFKHDYPEYFAKFKLDVPEYFNFACDIIDRRADENDKQAMLFVDREGNDFSYNFSDFKRLSNKAANLLKKHHVRKGANVFIMLPRIPQWWECMLACFKAGVIAIPGTSLLMPEDIEYRINAAHIEAVVTDSENAYKFEEIKGRCPTLKTLILADGVRDGWIDYRREMKDMPDTFKAVKSRSSDPAMMYFTSGTTGLPKMTLHAHSYALAHKITGELWIDLKPEDLHFNFSDTGWAKAGWSSIFGPWNAGASVFIPDLRGKFNPTKVLELIEQYDITTFCAAPTTYRMLVQEDLSAYKFAKLRHCVAAGEPLNPEVIRKWQKATGITIRDGYGQSESVVLIANFPFLDIKPGSMGIPSPGFDIAVVDEDGRRLPPDQEGDIAVNITPVRPAGLFKEYWKDPKANAERTRGHWYLTGDKGYMDDDGYFWFIGRADDVIISSGYRIGPFEVESELLKHPAVAEAAVVASPDDVRGEIVKAFVVLAPGYEPSGPLTRELQEFVKANTAPYKYPRAIEFVNHIPKTISGKIKRAELKAMEYNKHNPMDASVS; from the coding sequence ATGGACAGTGTATTTGAACAATTGTTAGAGGATATACATAGCATCGTATCCTCAAGTTATGATCGGGATTATGTGTGCGATGCCGTAGTGCAATTGCTGTATAACAGGATACCCTATTACGATTGGGTAGGCTTTTATTTTATGGAGGACAAGGCTCTGGTTTTAGGGCCATACCGAGGCCGCCCCACCGAACATGTGCGCATAGAGGTAGGGCAGGGTATATGCGGCCAAGCAGCGGTCAAGGGGCATACAGTGGTTGTAGATGATGTTAGTATGGAAGATAATTATTTGGCATGCAGTCTGCAGACACAGTCCGAGATAGTGGTACCTATAAAAGTGGATGGCTATTTAATAGGCGAAATAGATATAGACAGCGATACGCCGAAGGCTTTTGGTATACAGGATAAATCCTTTTTGGAAGAGGTGGCCCAGGCCTTGTCGCGGCTTTTTAAGCACGATTATCCGGAATATTTTGCAAAATTTAAGCTTGATGTGCCGGAATATTTCAATTTTGCTTGCGATATAATCGATCGCAGGGCCGATGAGAACGATAAACAGGCTATGTTATTTGTGGATAGAGAGGGCAATGACTTTAGCTATAACTTTTCTGATTTTAAGCGCTTGTCCAATAAAGCTGCTAATCTATTGAAAAAACATCATGTTCGCAAAGGGGCTAATGTCTTTATAATGCTGCCGCGCATACCCCAGTGGTGGGAATGCATGCTGGCATGTTTTAAGGCGGGCGTCATAGCTATACCGGGTACGTCGCTTTTAATGCCGGAAGATATAGAGTATCGCATAAATGCTGCGCACATAGAAGCAGTGGTAACTGATAGCGAAAATGCTTATAAATTTGAAGAAATAAAAGGCCGCTGTCCTACGCTGAAAACGCTTATTCTAGCCGATGGGGTAAGGGATGGATGGATAGATTATCGACGTGAGATGAAGGATATGCCGGATACATTTAAGGCGGTTAAGAGCCGCAGCAGTGATCCAGCTATGATGTATTTTACGTCAGGTACTACAGGATTGCCTAAGATGACGTTGCATGCACATTCCTATGCTTTAGCACATAAGATAACAGGCGAATTGTGGATAGATTTAAAACCTGAAGATCTTCACTTTAATTTCTCGGATACAGGCTGGGCCAAGGCTGGGTGGAGCAGTATATTCGGCCCATGGAATGCCGGAGCATCGGTATTTATCCCTGATCTTAGAGGTAAATTCAACCCTACAAAGGTATTGGAACTTATAGAGCAATATGATATAACGACTTTTTGCGCGGCTCCTACCACCTATCGCATGCTGGTGCAGGAGGACCTATCAGCGTACAAATTTGCAAAACTGCGCCATTGCGTAGCTGCTGGCGAACCGTTAAATCCTGAGGTTATACGCAAATGGCAGAAGGCTACTGGCATTACCATACGAGATGGTTATGGTCAATCCGAGTCGGTGGTGCTGATAGCTAACTTTCCATTCTTGGATATAAAACCTGGCTCTATGGGTATACCATCGCCTGGATTCGATATAGCGGTGGTAGATGAGGATGGCAGACGCCTGCCGCCTGATCAGGAAGGGGATATAGCTGTAAATATAACACCTGTAAGGCCGGCCGGTTTATTCAAGGAATATTGGAAAGATCCAAAAGCCAATGCTGAGCGTACCAGAGGCCATTGGTATCTGACCGGCGATAAGGGTTATATGGATGACGACGGTTATTTTTGGTTTATAGGAAGGGCCGATGATGTTATAATAAGTTCGGGATATCGCATAGGGCCATTTGAAGTGGAAAGCGAGCTGCTCAAACATCCTGCTGTAGCGGAAGCCGCGGTTGTAGCCAGTCCTGATGATGTCAGGGGCGAAATAGTTAAGGCATTTGTAGTATTGGCGCCGGGTTACGAGCCATCAGGGCCGTTGACAAGGGAGTTGCAGGAATTTGTAAAAGCCAATACTGCGCCGTATAAATACCCGCGGGCTATCGAGTTTGTGAACCATATACCGAAGACTATAAGCGGCAAGATAAAAAGGGCCGAACTCAAGGCTATGGAATATAATAAGCATAATCCGATGGATGCGTCGGTTTCATAA